In a genomic window of Microterricola viridarii:
- a CDS encoding septum formation family protein produces MPDLDQPAASDDRETPDAVGSAEAAERPEDDGPAFGSAEWLLAQLSGDRKPAAAPRSPLLPPVQEEQPAAPATAPSTASQPVVPPATPTAALPVTPAPAAAQPAAPAPAVRATPAQEAPANPPTPPARDYAVADYSAARSAQPDFFELAPVVEPEAEPAPAPAAAPAAPVEEPAAPAAAPSFADTAALGETQPFTEVFPVADVSPEAVLPHTAPPAPSLPAAAPADTAPYTGTESLAGAATVAEPPAPRMFKTPPAPLVEPPAAAPAAPLTPPPAAAAPAAPQPAVPADTASPLDQSFTAAILIPADGLDAHYDDEYDDFDDDSEPEEPAGPVFQWGLTAGAANGAPAADSGLPPARVVPAASVTAAEAVPVAPAEPVAPAVPVAPAEPAAPAAPVEAAAPIVPAFFARVTGADVPAQPAAPTEAAAPAEAAAPADAAAPAEADGPAEQPAAATPAVPAVDAAPAAPVAAAPAAPESDENEESATTSDDVLAEWFAAIMPGADETTPDASGVDAAASEQDAPVAEIAEPATPAPVEPPVEKPVEEPAAPAAVLPPLIAPPAPSEAPLRVPGVQPAPAVPAPAAPAPVQQAPAAPTPAAPTAAQPAPAAPNQAPTLPYSAGAAFTPVFGAPRSEQPQQLPGAAPAQHPATPTAAAPAAAAPARPGASAARPGMPAGAAAEPFGHWAAAVPASAAPAGTPQSGGPNGPASTGSGRPPGRGGKPPRALIITLIAVVCVAVLAGLFILGTKLPALLGTAPTPTPAATEGTAPATEAPTPPPAPTAMQPAGEHNWDELFGGECLDPFVSPWAETFTVVDCGAPHAAQLAFRGNLGGDEATPFPGEEAIAAQTNQLCGRTGIVDPAAESASGQLQMQSSFPVTEQQWASGQRNYYCFVSAVSGEPLTASVAGPGPAA; encoded by the coding sequence ATGCCTGATCTCGACCAGCCGGCGGCATCCGACGATCGAGAGACCCCGGATGCCGTGGGCTCCGCCGAGGCTGCTGAGCGTCCAGAGGACGACGGCCCCGCCTTCGGCAGCGCCGAGTGGCTGCTCGCGCAGCTGAGCGGCGACCGCAAGCCGGCCGCGGCGCCGCGCAGCCCGCTGCTGCCGCCCGTGCAGGAGGAGCAGCCGGCCGCCCCCGCAACCGCCCCGTCGACCGCTTCGCAGCCGGTCGTTCCGCCGGCGACCCCGACCGCGGCCCTGCCGGTCACGCCGGCCCCGGCCGCCGCACAGCCCGCCGCCCCGGCGCCGGCCGTTCGCGCCACCCCAGCGCAGGAGGCGCCCGCCAACCCGCCGACGCCGCCGGCCCGCGACTACGCTGTTGCCGACTACTCGGCCGCGCGCTCGGCCCAGCCCGACTTCTTCGAGCTCGCGCCGGTCGTCGAGCCCGAGGCAGAGCCGGCACCAGCTCCGGCCGCCGCGCCCGCCGCACCCGTCGAGGAGCCCGCCGCCCCCGCTGCCGCCCCAAGCTTTGCCGACACCGCCGCGCTGGGTGAGACCCAGCCGTTCACCGAGGTGTTCCCCGTCGCCGACGTGTCGCCCGAAGCCGTGCTGCCTCACACGGCACCGCCCGCGCCCTCGCTGCCTGCAGCGGCCCCGGCCGACACCGCGCCGTACACGGGCACGGAGTCCCTCGCCGGCGCCGCGACCGTCGCGGAACCCCCGGCCCCGCGGATGTTCAAGACCCCGCCGGCTCCGCTCGTCGAGCCGCCGGCAGCGGCGCCCGCAGCGCCTCTCACGCCGCCGCCCGCCGCCGCCGCGCCTGCCGCGCCGCAGCCCGCCGTGCCCGCCGACACCGCCTCCCCGCTCGACCAGAGCTTCACCGCCGCGATCCTCATCCCCGCAGACGGCCTGGACGCCCACTACGACGACGAGTACGACGACTTCGACGACGACTCAGAGCCGGAGGAACCGGCCGGCCCGGTGTTCCAGTGGGGCCTGACGGCCGGTGCCGCCAATGGCGCCCCGGCAGCGGATTCCGGCCTCCCGCCGGCACGGGTCGTGCCTGCTGCGTCCGTGACCGCCGCTGAGGCTGTGCCGGTCGCGCCCGCTGAGCCCGTTGCTCCGGCTGTGCCGGTCGCGCCCGCTGAGCCCGCCGCCCCGGCGGCGCCGGTCGAGGCCGCAGCGCCGATCGTGCCCGCATTCTTCGCCCGAGTCACGGGCGCCGACGTTCCGGCCCAGCCCGCTGCGCCGACCGAGGCTGCCGCGCCAGCGGAAGCTGCCGCGCCCGCTGATGCTGCCGCGCCCGCGGAAGCTGACGGACCAGCCGAGCAGCCCGCAGCAGCCACTCCGGCTGTACCCGCCGTCGACGCCGCACCCGCCGCTCCGGTCGCTGCCGCACCGGCCGCCCCCGAGAGTGACGAGAACGAGGAGTCGGCGACGACCTCCGATGACGTCCTCGCCGAGTGGTTCGCCGCGATCATGCCTGGAGCCGACGAGACCACCCCGGACGCGTCCGGCGTCGACGCCGCCGCGTCGGAGCAGGACGCACCCGTCGCGGAAATCGCGGAACCGGCCACCCCTGCCCCGGTCGAGCCGCCCGTCGAGAAGCCGGTCGAGGAGCCCGCCGCGCCGGCCGCTGTGCTGCCGCCGCTCATCGCGCCACCGGCGCCGAGCGAGGCCCCGCTGCGGGTGCCCGGCGTTCAGCCGGCCCCGGCCGTGCCGGCCCCGGCCGCGCCGGCACCTGTCCAGCAGGCACCGGCCGCCCCGACTCCGGCCGCACCGACCGCCGCGCAGCCGGCCCCGGCCGCACCGAACCAGGCACCAACGCTGCCGTACTCCGCCGGAGCCGCATTCACGCCCGTCTTCGGCGCCCCGCGCTCCGAGCAGCCCCAACAGCTTCCCGGTGCCGCGCCGGCGCAGCACCCCGCGACGCCGACCGCTGCCGCGCCCGCGGCGGCAGCACCCGCGCGCCCTGGGGCGTCCGCAGCGCGGCCCGGCATGCCGGCCGGGGCCGCCGCCGAACCGTTCGGCCACTGGGCCGCAGCGGTTCCGGCATCCGCGGCACCGGCAGGAACCCCGCAGTCGGGAGGCCCGAACGGGCCCGCCTCGACCGGTTCGGGGCGCCCGCCCGGCCGCGGGGGCAAGCCGCCGCGCGCTCTCATCATCACGCTGATCGCCGTGGTCTGCGTCGCCGTGCTCGCCGGGCTCTTCATCCTCGGCACCAAGCTGCCCGCGCTGCTCGGCACAGCGCCGACGCCGACGCCCGCAGCGACCGAGGGCACCGCGCCCGCCACGGAGGCGCCGACCCCGCCGCCCGCCCCGACCGCGATGCAGCCGGCCGGCGAGCACAACTGGGACGAGCTGTTCGGCGGCGAGTGCCTCGACCCGTTCGTCAGCCCCTGGGCCGAGACCTTCACCGTCGTCGACTGCGGCGCCCCGCACGCAGCCCAACTGGCGTTCCGCGGCAACCTCGGCGGCGACGAGGCGACGCCGTTCCCCGGCGAGGAGGCCATCGCCGCCCAGACCAACCAGCTCTGCGGGCGGACCGGAATCGTCGACCCGGCCGCGGAGTCCGCCTCCGGGCAGCTGCAGATGCAGAGCTCCTTCCCCGTGACCGAACAGCAGTGGGCCTCCGGCCAGCGCAACTACTACTGCTTCGTCAGCGCTGTGTCGGGCGAGCCCCTCACCGCGAGCGTCGCGGGCCCCGGCCCAGCCGCCTAG
- the pyrE gene encoding orotate phosphoribosyltransferase: protein MTDVRTKLIDYISAEAVFHGDFTLTSGKKATYYVDLRKVSLDHRVAPLIGQVMLDLIAEIPDVAAVGGMTMGADPIAAAVLHQGAARGAAYDAFVVRKEPKDHGRGRQVEGPDLEGKRVIVLEDTSTTGGSPLAAIEALKKVGAIIAGVAVVVDRNTGAREVIEAAGYPYYAAIGLDDLGLSDA from the coding sequence GTGACTGACGTGCGAACCAAACTGATCGACTACATCTCGGCTGAGGCCGTCTTCCACGGTGACTTCACCCTCACCAGTGGCAAGAAGGCGACCTACTACGTCGACCTCCGCAAGGTCAGCCTCGACCACCGGGTCGCCCCGCTGATCGGCCAGGTCATGCTCGATCTCATCGCCGAGATCCCGGATGTCGCCGCCGTCGGTGGCATGACGATGGGCGCCGACCCGATCGCCGCCGCCGTGCTGCACCAGGGTGCCGCCCGCGGAGCCGCCTACGACGCCTTCGTCGTGCGCAAGGAGCCGAAGGACCACGGCCGTGGCCGCCAGGTCGAGGGCCCGGACCTCGAGGGCAAGCGCGTGATCGTGCTGGAGGACACCTCCACCACCGGTGGTTCGCCGCTGGCCGCCATCGAGGCGCTCAAGAAGGTCGGAGCGATCATCGCCGGCGTGGCCGTCGTCGTCGACCGCAACACCGGTGCCCGCGAAGTGATCGAGGCCGCCGGATACCCCTACTACGCAGCGATTGGCCTCGACGACCTGGGCCTCTCGGATGCCTGA
- a CDS encoding ribokinase: protein MPDTTATDTTTARLVVVGSLNVDSTSYVEHFPAPGETVESTGFAVALGGKGTNQAVAAHLAGVETRLIARIGDDSSGDFALQTLTELGIPTLGVGRLPGVTTGVAQITVVASGENTVIVTAGANGLLAPEFGPADTAAIAGAELVLSQGEIPAATVEALAATAAAAGTRFVLNLAPPIAIDPAALAGCDPLVVNEHEARAVGLVPDAAAEDGADLSIERWRQLAASAVAEGRCASLVITLGSAGAVAADAAGSWHKQAPRVTPVDTTGAGDCFTGTLAAFLAEGRGLADATGLAAAAGALSVQARGTVGSYAGRDAVLAFAAEHGLTEKR from the coding sequence GTGCCAGACACCACCGCGACAGACACCACCACCGCCCGCCTCGTCGTCGTCGGATCGCTCAACGTCGACAGCACGAGCTACGTCGAGCACTTCCCCGCACCGGGGGAGACGGTCGAGAGCACCGGCTTCGCGGTTGCGCTCGGCGGCAAGGGCACGAACCAGGCCGTCGCCGCGCACCTGGCCGGCGTTGAGACCCGGCTGATCGCCCGCATCGGCGACGACAGCTCCGGCGACTTCGCCCTGCAGACCCTCACCGAGCTCGGCATCCCGACGCTCGGCGTCGGGCGCCTGCCCGGCGTCACCACCGGTGTCGCGCAGATCACCGTCGTCGCCTCCGGCGAGAACACGGTCATCGTCACGGCCGGCGCCAATGGTCTGCTCGCCCCGGAGTTCGGCCCAGCCGACACCGCGGCGATCGCCGGCGCCGAGCTCGTGCTCAGCCAGGGCGAGATCCCGGCCGCCACGGTCGAGGCGCTGGCCGCCACGGCCGCCGCCGCCGGCACCCGCTTCGTGCTGAACCTCGCGCCGCCCATCGCGATCGACCCGGCCGCGCTGGCCGGCTGCGACCCGCTCGTCGTCAACGAGCACGAGGCGCGGGCCGTCGGCCTGGTGCCGGATGCCGCGGCCGAAGACGGCGCAGACCTCTCGATCGAGCGCTGGCGGCAGCTGGCGGCATCCGCCGTTGCAGAGGGCCGCTGTGCCTCGCTCGTCATCACCCTCGGCTCGGCCGGAGCCGTCGCCGCGGATGCCGCGGGCAGCTGGCACAAGCAGGCGCCGCGCGTCACCCCCGTCGACACGACCGGTGCCGGCGACTGCTTCACCGGAACCCTCGCCGCCTTCCTCGCCGAGGGCCGCGGGTTGGCCGACGCGACCGGCCTGGCCGCGGCCGCCGGGGCACTCTCCGTGCAGGCGCGCGGCACGGTCGGCTCCTACGCCGGGCGCGACGCCGTGCTCGCCTTCGCCGCCGAGCACGGCCTGACCGAGAAGCGCTGA
- a CDS encoding Lrp/AsnC family transcriptional regulator → MSSKAQSAQDQSGQSPRTLDEINMKILAELRDNGRISMSALAERVNVSRANVYTRVEQLMADGVITGFSARIDPAKAGLGICALVFLSVHPQSWERFRSQISEMTEIESCRITTGEHDAMLLIRGDEVGAIHDFVIGVLAALPEVKSVETVLVLDEVFQRPYLLPSDLPPREPAGAQLGMTRFTRANPGRASLSG, encoded by the coding sequence ATGTCTAGCAAAGCTCAAAGCGCTCAGGATCAGTCTGGACAATCACCCCGCACTCTCGACGAGATCAACATGAAAATCTTGGCTGAACTGCGAGATAACGGACGAATCTCAATGTCAGCCCTAGCTGAACGAGTGAACGTCTCACGCGCAAATGTCTATACGCGGGTCGAGCAGTTGATGGCAGATGGCGTCATCACCGGTTTCAGCGCGCGCATCGATCCGGCCAAGGCCGGGCTCGGCATCTGCGCGCTCGTGTTCCTCTCTGTGCACCCGCAGTCGTGGGAGCGCTTCCGCAGCCAGATCAGCGAGATGACCGAGATCGAGTCGTGCCGCATCACGACGGGCGAGCACGACGCCATGCTGCTCATCCGCGGCGACGAGGTGGGCGCGATCCACGACTTCGTGATCGGCGTGCTGGCGGCGCTGCCCGAGGTGAAGTCGGTGGAGACGGTGCTGGTGCTGGACGAGGTGTTCCAGCGCCCGTACCTGCTGCCGAGCGACCTGCCCCCGCGGGAGCCGGCCGGCGCCCAGCTCGGCATGACGCGCTTCACCCGGGCGAACCCGGGCCGCGCGAGCCTGAGCGGCTAG
- a CDS encoding nucleoside hydrolase — MATTAIPLILDCDPGHDDVFAIWLAAGNPALELRAITTVAGNGTLVHTTLNARIACTVAGISGVPIAAGADRPLVKPLATAEWIHGENGLGGPELPEPTVPLDPRGAVELMADTLLASAEPVAIVATGPLTNVATLIRDRPELLGRIREIVWMGGTTERGNVTPYAEFNAWVDPDAAAIVLASGIRFTMVGLTVTHQAMVTDAVRDAVAGIGNRTGAFGAELLDFFRSMNQEALGLPDGPLHDPVAVAVLADPETVGSVFTRLDIELAGTETLGVTSVDLVGILEREPNAHVALELDAPRFWRLITDALATLA, encoded by the coding sequence GTGGCGACGACGGCGATCCCCCTGATCCTGGACTGTGACCCGGGCCACGACGACGTCTTCGCCATCTGGCTGGCCGCCGGCAACCCCGCGCTCGAGCTGCGCGCCATCACCACCGTCGCCGGAAACGGCACCCTGGTGCACACGACGCTCAACGCGCGCATCGCCTGCACCGTCGCCGGCATCAGCGGCGTGCCCATCGCAGCCGGCGCCGACCGGCCGCTCGTCAAGCCGCTGGCGACGGCCGAGTGGATCCACGGCGAGAACGGCCTCGGCGGGCCCGAGCTGCCCGAGCCGACCGTTCCGCTCGACCCGCGGGGTGCCGTCGAGCTGATGGCCGACACCCTGCTCGCCTCGGCCGAGCCGGTCGCCATCGTCGCCACCGGCCCACTCACCAATGTCGCCACGCTCATCCGCGACCGGCCGGAGCTGCTCGGCCGCATCCGCGAGATCGTCTGGATGGGCGGCACCACCGAGCGCGGCAACGTCACCCCGTACGCCGAGTTCAACGCGTGGGTCGACCCGGACGCCGCCGCGATCGTGCTGGCCAGCGGCATCCGCTTCACCATGGTCGGGCTCACCGTCACCCACCAGGCGATGGTGACGGATGCCGTGCGCGACGCCGTGGCGGGCATCGGCAACCGCACCGGGGCCTTCGGCGCCGAGCTGCTGGACTTCTTCCGCTCGATGAACCAGGAAGCGCTCGGCCTGCCGGACGGCCCGCTGCACGACCCCGTCGCGGTGGCCGTGCTCGCCGATCCGGAGACGGTCGGCAGCGTGTTCACCCGGCTCGACATCGAGCTGGCCGGAACCGAGACGCTCGGCGTGACCAGCGTCGACCTGGTCGGCATCCTCGAGCGGGAGCCGAATGCGCACGTCGCCCTCGAGCTCGACGCGCCCCGTTTCTGGCGGCTCATCACCGACGCCCTCGCCACCCTCGCCTAG
- a CDS encoding ABC transporter substrate-binding protein yields MRTKIRYVATALGLSASLALVGCAATAPEGGTGSAPTSIVIDTAFTLETADPGRNYVPTGYMVSKALYETLLDFAGSDESTPVPGLASYTQNDDATVFTFTLDDGRVFSDGTPVTADDVVFSLNRVKGMTESKANFLMEGIEVAKVDDKTVELSTATSSLKLPALMTNPSLAILNSKVVIENGGTTDNTDAAEKFLNTTSAGSGPYILDTLSVESQVVLTGNEKYNGAEDIDFDRVVIRNVSESATQKMNLEGGDSQVAVDLSGDQVAGLSGAVSVTSVPSAQTIFLLLNQNPEVAGVTANPEFASAVRYALDYPALLELAGAGSEQATGVIPPSFLGALTDGVKQDLAASKAALAKSGYAGETITLEYPNDYPVGGVSFTPLAERIQSQLSAAGISIELAPAPFTTQIDEYVNGREAFSIWFWGPDYADSANFLPFQAGAKVGLRAGWTAEAAPSIVELATAAETATSMESREGAFSDFAEALQQQGPFVPLIVPGSNIATADFISGVNYNSTWTMDIAELQAK; encoded by the coding sequence GTGCGCACCAAAATCCGCTACGTCGCAACAGCTCTCGGGCTGAGCGCATCGCTCGCCCTCGTCGGTTGCGCCGCAACCGCTCCGGAAGGCGGCACCGGCAGCGCTCCCACCAGCATCGTCATCGACACCGCGTTCACGCTCGAGACGGCCGACCCGGGCCGCAACTACGTGCCGACCGGCTACATGGTCTCGAAGGCGCTCTACGAGACGCTCCTCGACTTCGCCGGCTCCGACGAGAGCACCCCGGTGCCCGGTCTGGCCAGCTACACCCAGAACGACGACGCAACGGTCTTCACCTTCACCCTCGACGACGGCCGCGTCTTCTCCGACGGCACCCCGGTCACCGCGGACGACGTCGTCTTCTCGCTGAACCGCGTCAAGGGTATGACCGAGAGCAAGGCCAACTTCCTGATGGAGGGCATCGAGGTCGCCAAGGTCGACGACAAGACCGTCGAGCTCAGCACCGCGACCTCCTCGCTCAAGCTGCCCGCGCTGATGACCAACCCCTCGCTCGCGATCCTCAACTCCAAGGTCGTCATCGAGAACGGTGGCACCACCGACAACACCGACGCCGCCGAGAAGTTCCTCAACACCACCTCCGCCGGCTCCGGCCCCTACATCCTCGACACGCTCAGCGTCGAGTCGCAGGTCGTGCTCACCGGCAACGAGAAGTACAACGGCGCAGAGGACATCGACTTCGACCGCGTCGTCATCCGCAACGTCTCCGAGAGCGCCACCCAGAAGATGAACCTCGAGGGCGGCGACTCCCAAGTGGCCGTCGACCTGAGCGGCGACCAGGTCGCCGGCCTGAGCGGCGCGGTCAGCGTCACCTCGGTGCCGTCGGCCCAGACGATCTTCCTGCTGCTGAACCAGAACCCCGAGGTTGCCGGCGTCACGGCGAACCCGGAGTTCGCCTCGGCCGTGCGCTACGCGCTCGACTACCCGGCACTCCTCGAGCTGGCCGGCGCCGGCTCGGAGCAAGCGACCGGCGTCATCCCGCCGTCGTTCCTCGGCGCGCTGACCGACGGTGTCAAGCAGGACCTCGCCGCCTCGAAGGCCGCCCTGGCCAAGTCCGGCTACGCCGGTGAGACCATCACCCTCGAGTACCCGAACGACTACCCGGTCGGCGGCGTGAGCTTCACCCCGCTCGCCGAGCGCATCCAGTCGCAGCTGTCGGCAGCCGGCATCTCCATCGAGCTCGCACCGGCGCCGTTCACGACGCAGATCGACGAGTACGTCAACGGCCGCGAGGCGTTCAGCATCTGGTTCTGGGGCCCGGACTACGCCGACTCGGCCAACTTCCTGCCGTTCCAGGCCGGGGCCAAGGTCGGCCTGCGCGCCGGCTGGACCGCCGAAGCCGCCCCGTCCATCGTCGAGCTGGCCACCGCCGCCGAGACCGCGACCAGCATGGAATCGCGTGAGGGCGCCTTCAGCGACTTCGCCGAGGCGCTGCAGCAGCAGGGCCCGTTCGTGCCGCTGATCGTGCCCGGCTCGAACATCGCCACCGCCGACTTCATCTCCGGTGTCAACTACAACTCGACGTGGACGATGGACATCGCCGAGCTGCAGGCCAAGTAG